From a region of the Phragmites australis chromosome 21, lpPhrAust1.1, whole genome shotgun sequence genome:
- the LOC133903770 gene encoding uncharacterized protein LOC133903770 — MDAGDHDTSIDHDFFLQGLTGDYGPFDTSAAADDGPDGEPPVGSHPDPGDAAAVPSSGSTTAHTLASSGSKRSIAGTSEVWQDFERIYKEEDGVSVRYARCYICKNELSAKPSGGTGHLKRHAISCKRKSRAAMKQTVLQYNPDGSIHHWEYDSANARKELCRFIARADLPLNIGSSSRSSDSSSRSSTGTGIPTSRGELTTFIDSDVISHKQENFNILQWWHEHKTNYPVLSLLARDLLTVPVSTVSSEAAFSLTERIIEERRTNLSSEMVEILTIVKDWEQAEARMQHTAENTELEESFQNLYLNADENV, encoded by the exons atggatgccggtgatcatgatacatccatagatcatgatttttttctccaaggactcacaggggactacggcccctttgatactagtgctgcagctgatgatggacccgacggtgaacctccggttggttcacatccagatccaggtgatgcagcagcagttccatcgtcaggctctacaactgcgcacacattagcaagcagcgggtctaaaagatcaatagccggtacttccgaagtttggcaagactttgaaaggatctacaaagaggaagatggggtaagtgtcaggtatgctaggtgttatatttgtaaaaatgaattatctgcaaagccctcgggtggaacggggcacttgaagaggcacgccataagttgcaagcgaaagagtagagcagccatgaagcagacggtgttgcagtacaaccccgacggctctattcatcattgggagtacgactctgccaatgctcgaaaagagctatgtcgcttcattgcaagagcggatctaccactcaatatcg gttcttcatcaagaagttcagactcttcgtcacgatcgtctacgggcaccggaattccaacatccagaggggagctaactaccttcatcgacagtgacgttatcagccacaaacaagaaaacttcaacatactgcaatggtggcatgagcacaagacgaattatccagtgctttcactgttagcgcgagatttgttaacggttcctgtatctacagtttcttctgaggctgccttcagtcttacagaaaggataatcgaagagagaagaacaaatctgtcaagtgagatggttgaaatactcaccatagtaaaggattgggaacaagctgaagcacgaatgcaacacactgcagaaaatactgagcttgaagaatcattccaaaatttgtatctaaatgctgatgagaacgtgtaa